One Psychrobacillus glaciei genomic region harbors:
- a CDS encoding GntR family transcriptional regulator, whose protein sequence is MFDNQNLSDHVVTLIRKMILNGTLKPGERINQAQLAEKLQISRGPIREALRLLQNEGLIKYELNKGTYITTLSNEDAYEIYTLRGLLEGKAAQLALKNIQVQDFDRLQELMEGFEKSFIENDLESQAQYDILFHQTVVRASKHNRLIHMHQQLDTQVGAMFFTVASIAPVRAKKVVENHQKLIDALKSGNEEYVQKEFSEHYNNALLDLLKNN, encoded by the coding sequence ATGTTTGATAATCAAAACTTATCGGATCATGTCGTAACGTTAATTAGAAAAATGATTTTAAACGGAACTTTAAAACCAGGAGAAAGAATTAATCAAGCACAATTAGCGGAAAAGCTCCAAATATCGAGAGGACCAATTCGAGAAGCGCTAAGATTATTGCAAAATGAAGGACTTATTAAATATGAATTAAATAAAGGCACTTATATTACGACCCTTTCAAACGAAGATGCGTATGAGATTTATACATTAAGAGGATTGTTGGAAGGTAAAGCTGCCCAATTGGCACTAAAAAACATTCAGGTACAAGACTTTGATAGATTACAAGAGCTAATGGAAGGCTTTGAAAAATCCTTTATAGAAAATGACTTAGAATCACAAGCGCAATATGATATTTTATTTCATCAAACGGTCGTTAGAGCTTCTAAGCATAATAGACTTATTCATATGCATCAACAATTAGATACGCAGGTTGGGGCTATGTTTTTTACAGTTGCAAGTATTGCACCAGTAAGAGCTAAGAAAGTAGTGGAAAACCATCAAAAATTAATTGATGCACTTAAATCTGGAAACGAAGAATACGTACAAAAAGAATTTTCTGAACATTATAATAATGCTTTATTGGATTTACTTAAGAATAATTGA
- a CDS encoding ABC transporter substrate-binding protein, translating to MKRNRRWLFMFALMFALLLVLGACSDSGKKESETDSKEDSTEKEPKTEEKAEEKGSGSTEVFNFATNQDIPHIDPHGTSANTSFRVTYMLYDRLVTYDGTTTDVIPQLAEKWDISPDGLTYTFHLNKEAKFHDGTPVTAEAVQYSYTRAMDVGKSAAGQFKDVINKDSFEIVDEHTINITLERPFAPFLKTLGTVFGNIVNPKLAEHHGSDLGETYLADKEMGSGPYILESWDRGQKLVMKANEDYWGTVPTLKTVNILIVNEPSTARLMMEKGEVDLIDYSMISPDVLKQMDGNNDITVLKSPGYAIDDIAINTEKEYLKDPKVRQALAHAVNYDSIINDVLLGGAERIGGIIPKGMFGYNPNIELYDFDLEKAKALLKEAGYEKGFPLEIAISENNEVRKNIAVMMQSDFKKIGIDLQIRALAWPTFLDLVTSGQHQLALAAWTPDYPDPDYNLWYFAHSSSKGPGFNLAFYDNPEVDKLLEEGRSTVDESVREKNYQKIQEIMSADVPYIFPAQRSVEAPMKNWVKGYEINPMNTWYVPFQKMTKE from the coding sequence TTGAAGAGAAACAGAAGATGGTTATTTATGTTTGCACTAATGTTTGCATTACTTTTAGTATTAGGGGCATGTAGTGATAGCGGTAAGAAAGAAAGTGAGACAGATTCGAAAGAGGATTCAACAGAAAAAGAGCCTAAAACGGAAGAAAAAGCAGAGGAAAAAGGTTCAGGATCAACAGAAGTATTTAATTTTGCAACAAATCAGGACATACCACATATAGACCCTCATGGTACGTCTGCGAACACGTCATTCCGAGTAACCTATATGTTATATGATCGCCTAGTTACTTATGATGGGACAACGACAGATGTTATTCCACAACTTGCAGAGAAATGGGATATCTCACCGGATGGGTTAACTTACACATTCCATCTGAATAAAGAAGCAAAATTCCATGATGGAACACCAGTTACAGCTGAAGCAGTACAATATTCTTACACTCGTGCAATGGACGTAGGGAAATCCGCAGCTGGTCAATTTAAAGATGTTATTAATAAAGATAGCTTTGAAATTGTAGATGAACACACGATAAATATAACGCTCGAAAGACCTTTTGCTCCATTCTTAAAAACATTAGGAACTGTTTTTGGAAACATTGTGAACCCAAAACTTGCAGAGCATCATGGCAGTGATTTAGGGGAAACTTACTTGGCAGATAAAGAAATGGGTTCTGGACCTTATATTTTGGAAAGTTGGGATAGAGGACAGAAACTAGTAATGAAAGCTAACGAGGATTATTGGGGTACAGTACCGACGTTAAAAACAGTAAATATTTTAATCGTAAATGAACCTTCTACTGCTCGATTAATGATGGAAAAAGGGGAAGTTGATTTAATTGACTACTCCATGATCTCCCCAGATGTTTTAAAACAAATGGATGGAAATAACGACATTACTGTCCTTAAATCCCCTGGATACGCTATTGATGACATTGCGATTAACACAGAAAAAGAATATTTAAAAGATCCAAAAGTTAGGCAGGCTCTTGCACACGCAGTAAATTATGATTCGATAATAAATGATGTTTTACTTGGTGGAGCAGAACGTATTGGTGGAATAATCCCGAAAGGAATGTTTGGATATAACCCTAATATTGAGTTATATGACTTTGATTTAGAAAAAGCTAAGGCTTTACTGAAAGAGGCAGGTTATGAAAAAGGTTTCCCATTAGAAATTGCAATATCAGAAAATAATGAAGTGAGAAAAAATATTGCGGTAATGATGCAATCCGATTTTAAAAAGATAGGAATTGACTTACAAATTAGAGCGTTAGCATGGCCAACATTTTTGGATTTAGTTACAAGCGGTCAGCATCAATTAGCATTAGCGGCATGGACTCCTGATTATCCAGATCCAGATTATAATTTATGGTATTTTGCACACTCTTCTAGTAAAGGACCTGGATTCAACTTAGCATTCTATGATAATCCAGAAGTAGATAAATTATTAGAAGAAGGCCGTTCCACAGTGGATGAGTCTGTTCGCGAAAAGAATTATCAGAAGATTCAAGAAATAATGAGCGCAGATGTTCCTTATATTTTCCCGGCTCAACGCTCGGTTGAAGCACCTATGAAGAATTGGGTGAAGGGATATGAAATTAACCCAATGAACACTTGGTATGTTCCGTTCCAAAAAATGACGAAAGAATAA
- a CDS encoding creatininase family protein, which yields MYLMDLNASKFNEVKQKVNTILLPIGMMETHGPHATLGTDVWIPREFVKRLDKIIGEKVIMAPEVAYGHSWALAPHSGTFDISSEAFSNYVYEIGKEFYRNGFNNLILFNGHGGNIPSLAIVTEKLADIGVNTLTINWWMDYREDILTITSKPGHGGEDETSLVLAIDEKLADLSLAGDFSIEYNRKLKYKDMGKVLYKDGYMGDAASATAEKGEALYELLTNLILEDVKDLWDLSASKLLSKGES from the coding sequence ATGTATTTAATGGACTTAAATGCAAGCAAATTTAATGAAGTGAAACAAAAAGTAAATACTATTCTATTACCAATTGGAATGATGGAGACCCATGGACCCCATGCAACTTTAGGTACAGATGTATGGATTCCAAGAGAATTTGTAAAAAGACTTGATAAAATAATTGGTGAAAAAGTGATCATGGCGCCTGAAGTTGCATATGGTCATTCTTGGGCACTTGCGCCTCATTCTGGAACATTTGATATTTCAAGTGAGGCTTTCTCGAATTATGTGTACGAAATAGGCAAGGAGTTTTATCGAAATGGGTTTAACAATTTAATATTATTTAACGGTCATGGAGGCAATATTCCAAGCTTAGCAATTGTTACTGAAAAATTAGCAGATATAGGAGTTAACACGCTAACAATAAATTGGTGGATGGATTACCGAGAGGATATTCTGACAATTACATCTAAACCTGGTCATGGTGGAGAAGATGAGACTTCATTAGTTCTAGCGATTGATGAAAAACTAGCTGACTTGTCTCTAGCAGGCGATTTTTCTATTGAATATAATCGAAAGTTAAAATATAAGGATATGGGAAAAGTGCTGTATAAAGATGGATATATGGGTGATGCAGCGAGCGCAACAGCGGAAAAAGGAGAAGCATTATATGAACTTTTGACAAATCTTATTTTAGAAGATGTGAAAGATTTATGGGACTTGTCTGCTAGTAAATTATTGAGCAAGGGGGAATCTTAA
- a CDS encoding M14 family metallopeptidase: MWTINNLVVNRDDKISGFLHFPTLEHSIPAFMINGKEEGPSVLIMAGVHGCEYTSIDAALKLAKELTSNDIVGKLIILPIVNIASFYKRSIYVHPKDEKNLNRVFPGKEHGTESEKIAFWLHKEIFSHVDIVLDLHGGDMIEALVPFTIYQMSENLQLMDEAQKIASLFGIPYVVKSESQVMGSTYSAVNSLGKIGVIAEAGQQGILDEYSSKLLQDGTKNVLKYIGVLNGDFKEEPVKNLKTFEWYRASIQGLWYPAVEIGSEVKKGEILGQIKNVFGETETEIYAEVDGVVLFLVTSLAINVEDPLLALGD, encoded by the coding sequence TTGTGGACGATTAATAACTTAGTCGTAAATAGAGATGATAAAATAAGTGGTTTTTTACATTTTCCAACTTTGGAACATAGCATTCCCGCGTTTATGATAAATGGAAAAGAAGAAGGCCCTTCCGTTTTGATTATGGCTGGAGTGCATGGATGTGAATACACTTCCATTGATGCAGCCTTAAAGCTAGCGAAAGAATTAACTTCAAATGATATTGTAGGAAAATTAATCATTTTACCTATTGTCAATATAGCCTCCTTTTATAAACGATCCATTTACGTTCACCCAAAAGATGAAAAAAATTTAAATCGAGTATTTCCCGGGAAAGAACATGGAACAGAAAGTGAAAAAATAGCTTTTTGGTTACACAAGGAAATATTCTCTCATGTAGATATTGTATTAGATTTACATGGTGGCGATATGATAGAAGCTTTAGTGCCTTTTACCATTTATCAAATGTCAGAAAATCTACAGCTTATGGATGAAGCCCAAAAAATTGCATCGTTATTTGGTATCCCATATGTTGTAAAATCGGAGTCTCAAGTGATGGGATCAACTTATTCCGCAGTTAATTCGTTAGGAAAGATAGGGGTAATTGCCGAAGCGGGCCAACAAGGAATATTAGATGAATATTCTTCTAAACTATTACAAGATGGCACGAAAAATGTTTTGAAGTATATTGGTGTGCTTAATGGGGATTTCAAAGAAGAACCTGTAAAAAACTTAAAAACATTTGAATGGTATCGAGCAAGTATTCAAGGACTTTGGTATCCAGCAGTGGAAATTGGTTCAGAAGTGAAAAAGGGAGAGATACTTGGTCAAATAAAAAATGTATTTGGTGAAACAGAAACTGAAATCTATGCAGAAGTTGATGGGGTAGTTTTATTTTTAGTAACTTCATTAGCTATTAATGTAGAAGATCCATTATTAGCGCTAGGAGATTAA
- a CDS encoding M20 family metallopeptidase, giving the protein MTRMLDYLRENQKSIEKTLIRLVKAESPSQDKKLVDLCGEVLMEEFTKLIDGDIQILKKSIVGNQYLLTYGPKDWKDQILIIGHLDTVWDKDALPLKIEGDTLYGPGVFDMKAGLTISLWAMKALKAFNIFGEKKVVLLVTSDEEIGSIHSKEIIIQEARKSSLVLIPESSIEPNGAVKTERKGAGNFYLEVKGVAAHAGINAWDGASAIEELAYQIIDLKKLANREEGISINVGIISGGSRSNVIAKDAYAEIDVRITKREQAELITQQIMNRPVFVEGTSTVVTGEIERFPLERNEKVVSLYHDLKEIALLHGYELEEGSSGGASDGNFTAGEGIPTIDGLGPIGGGAHSDNEHIILSNLPERSALLAEMIAKHLQ; this is encoded by the coding sequence ATGACAAGAATGCTTGATTATCTAAGAGAAAACCAAAAAAGTATAGAAAAAACATTAATTCGTCTTGTGAAAGCTGAGTCTCCTTCACAGGATAAGAAACTCGTTGATCTATGTGGAGAAGTATTAATGGAGGAGTTTACAAAACTTATTGATGGAGATATACAAATTTTGAAGAAGTCGATTGTGGGAAATCAGTATTTATTAACTTACGGTCCGAAAGATTGGAAAGACCAAATTCTTATCATTGGTCATCTAGATACCGTTTGGGATAAAGATGCTTTGCCTTTAAAAATAGAAGGAGATACTCTTTATGGACCTGGAGTATTTGACATGAAAGCTGGCTTAACGATTTCTCTTTGGGCTATGAAAGCATTAAAAGCATTTAATATATTCGGCGAAAAGAAAGTTGTACTGCTTGTTACATCTGATGAAGAAATTGGAAGTATCCATTCAAAGGAAATTATTATTCAAGAAGCTCGAAAAAGTTCTTTGGTATTAATTCCTGAATCTAGTATTGAGCCTAATGGAGCAGTCAAAACAGAAAGAAAAGGAGCGGGTAACTTCTATTTGGAAGTAAAAGGAGTTGCAGCACATGCTGGAATTAACGCATGGGATGGAGCGAGTGCTATCGAGGAACTAGCTTATCAAATTATCGACTTGAAGAAGTTAGCAAATCGTGAAGAAGGCATATCCATTAATGTAGGGATAATATCTGGAGGTTCCAGATCCAATGTTATAGCAAAAGATGCATATGCAGAAATAGATGTTCGGATTACGAAAAGAGAACAAGCGGAGCTAATTACTCAACAAATTATGAATCGTCCTGTTTTTGTTGAAGGTACGAGTACTGTAGTAACAGGAGAAATCGAGCGCTTTCCACTAGAAAGAAACGAAAAAGTAGTCTCTCTCTATCATGATTTAAAAGAAATAGCTTTACTGCATGGATATGAATTAGAGGAAGGATCTTCAGGTGGAGCAAGCGATGGAAATTTCACTGCAGGTGAAGGTATACCTACAATTGACGGTTTAGGTCCAATTGGTGGTGGTGCACATTCGGACAATGAACATATTATTTTGTCTAATTTACCAGAAAGATCGGCTTTATTGGCTGAAATGATCGCAAAACATTTGCAATGA
- a CDS encoding ABC transporter ATP-binding protein, translating to MNLLEVKELKQYYTSNKGIFGEKSVVKAVDGVSFHIRQGETLGIVGESGCGKSSLGRSVIRLLQPTSGEVFFEGKDICKMSRREMKKTRKEIQMVFQDPYASLNPRSTIRTILETPLLTHGNKNKESRTKIIENLIDKIGIRKDQLDRYPHEFSGGQRQRIGIARALTLNPKLIVADEPVSALDVSVQSQVLNLMVELQKEFNLSYMFISHDLSVVKHISDRVAVMYLGRIVEIAEVDSMYETPLHPYTKALLSAVPLPDPTKKRERIILQGDLPSPVNPPSGCTFHTRCPIATEECKNSVPALREIKEGHFASCLKL from the coding sequence ATGAACTTATTGGAAGTTAAAGAATTAAAACAATACTATACGTCCAATAAAGGTATCTTTGGTGAAAAAAGTGTAGTTAAAGCGGTAGATGGTGTATCCTTTCATATTCGTCAAGGAGAGACCCTTGGGATAGTTGGAGAATCGGGGTGTGGAAAATCTAGTTTAGGACGATCGGTAATTAGACTATTACAGCCTACCTCTGGAGAAGTATTTTTTGAAGGAAAAGATATTTGTAAAATGTCTAGACGAGAAATGAAAAAGACACGAAAAGAAATTCAAATGGTATTTCAAGATCCTTATGCCTCACTTAATCCACGCAGCACTATTCGAACTATTTTAGAAACACCTCTTCTTACACATGGGAACAAAAATAAAGAAAGTAGAACAAAAATAATAGAAAATTTAATCGATAAAATTGGCATTCGAAAAGATCAGTTAGATCGTTATCCACATGAATTTTCTGGAGGTCAACGTCAAAGAATTGGAATTGCGCGAGCTTTAACATTAAATCCTAAGTTAATCGTAGCAGATGAACCTGTTTCTGCTTTAGATGTATCTGTACAATCTCAAGTATTGAATCTGATGGTCGAACTTCAAAAGGAATTTAACTTAAGCTATATGTTTATTTCCCATGATTTATCTGTAGTTAAACATATTTCAGATCGTGTAGCAGTTATGTATTTAGGAAGAATAGTTGAAATTGCCGAAGTGGATTCCATGTATGAAACACCTTTACATCCTTATACGAAAGCTCTACTTTCTGCGGTTCCATTGCCAGATCCTACTAAAAAAAGAGAGAGAATCATACTTCAAGGAGATTTGCCGAGTCCAGTAAATCCTCCAAGTGGTTGTACATTTCATACGAGATGTCCTATTGCAACAGAAGAATGCAAAAATTCAGTTCCGGCATTACGTGAAATTAAAGAGGGGCATTTCGCTTCTTGTCTGAAACTATGA
- the nikC gene encoding nickel transporter permease, whose product MLKRIGSSPLTMLGIFLVGMLLIMALFAPIIAPQDPLEINISQKLLSPSVDHWFGTDEVGRDIFSRIVYGSRISLKIGLLVVLIAFPVGTVLGAIAGFVGGIVDQIIMRTTDIFISFPGIILAMSIAAALGPSIENVLLALAITWWPWYTRIVRSSVLQIKNAEFVESARAVGINPVKILFREVLPNAIAPASIQASLDLGFVILSAAGLSFIGLGAQPPSPEWGAMLASSREVLRDAWWAATFPGLAILWTVLGFNLLGDGLRDILDPKNR is encoded by the coding sequence ATGTTAAAAAGAATAGGTTCCAGTCCACTTACAATGTTGGGAATTTTTTTAGTTGGAATGCTACTAATTATGGCATTATTTGCACCAATTATAGCTCCACAAGATCCATTAGAAATTAATATTAGTCAAAAGCTTTTATCCCCAAGTGTAGATCATTGGTTCGGCACAGATGAAGTTGGGCGAGATATTTTTAGTAGAATTGTATACGGTTCCAGAATTTCATTGAAGATTGGTTTACTAGTTGTTTTAATCGCATTTCCAGTAGGTACAGTTTTAGGGGCTATTGCTGGTTTTGTTGGAGGCATAGTCGATCAAATAATAATGCGAACAACGGATATCTTCATTTCATTTCCTGGAATAATATTGGCAATGTCTATCGCAGCTGCACTTGGTCCTTCCATTGAAAACGTACTACTCGCACTCGCTATCACTTGGTGGCCATGGTATACGAGAATCGTTCGATCATCCGTTCTCCAAATAAAAAATGCAGAATTTGTAGAATCTGCTAGGGCAGTTGGTATTAACCCTGTGAAAATACTCTTTAGAGAAGTTCTTCCAAACGCCATTGCACCGGCAAGTATTCAGGCCTCTTTAGATCTAGGCTTTGTCATATTATCAGCTGCTGGTTTAAGTTTTATCGGATTGGGTGCTCAACCACCTTCACCAGAATGGGGTGCAATGCTTGCATCTAGTAGAGAAGTTTTAAGGGATGCTTGGTGGGCAGCTACTTTTCCAGGTTTAGCAATACTTTGGACGGTTTTAGGATTCAATTTACTTGGCGATGGTTTACGAGATATTTTGGATCCGAAAAACCGTTAA
- a CDS encoding ABC transporter ATP-binding protein, with translation MLLEVKDLTLSLMRQGSYTKILEDVSFTVQKGETLGIVGESGCGKSMTALSLMKLLPDKAKLFGEVLLDSEDIVKLPRKNLEKIRGDQMSMIFQDPLTSLNPLHTVGKQIEETLVLHTNLNKSQRRNRVISLLKEVGLPRAEDLYNEYPHQLSGGMRQRIMIAIAMACNPKLLICDEPTTALDVTVQAQILELMNHLKETNDMGIIMITHDLGVVAEVCDNVMVMYAGQVVEKANVIELFQNPKHPYTKGLLYSIPQLEGKIEKLGSIPGTVPSPENMPVGCRFYDRCKYAMEKCKLETPPTVEIKDNHSTACWLYEEEVRENELIGS, from the coding sequence ATGTTGTTAGAGGTAAAAGATCTTACGTTATCACTTATGAGACAGGGGAGTTATACAAAGATATTAGAGGATGTTAGCTTCACTGTCCAAAAGGGTGAAACGCTTGGGATAGTAGGAGAATCCGGTTGTGGGAAAAGCATGACGGCTTTATCTCTGATGAAGCTCCTACCAGATAAAGCAAAATTGTTTGGAGAGGTTCTATTAGATTCGGAAGATATTGTGAAGCTTCCAAGAAAGAATTTGGAAAAAATTCGTGGTGATCAAATGTCTATGATTTTTCAAGACCCTCTTACTTCTTTAAACCCTCTTCATACTGTAGGAAAGCAAATTGAGGAAACATTAGTTTTGCATACTAATTTGAATAAAAGTCAAAGAAGAAATCGTGTCATTAGCTTATTGAAAGAAGTAGGACTTCCACGTGCAGAAGATTTATACAACGAGTACCCCCATCAATTATCTGGTGGGATGAGGCAGCGAATTATGATTGCTATTGCAATGGCTTGTAACCCTAAATTACTCATTTGTGACGAACCGACTACAGCATTGGATGTAACAGTTCAAGCACAAATTTTAGAACTAATGAATCATCTAAAAGAAACGAATGACATGGGTATTATCATGATTACACATGATTTAGGAGTAGTTGCGGAAGTATGTGACAATGTCATGGTAATGTATGCCGGACAAGTTGTAGAAAAAGCCAATGTAATTGAGCTATTTCAAAACCCTAAGCATCCATATACAAAGGGGCTTCTATACTCTATACCACAACTAGAAGGGAAAATAGAAAAGCTAGGGTCAATACCAGGTACTGTACCATCTCCTGAGAATATGCCTGTAGGTTGTAGATTCTATGATCGATGCAAGTATGCAATGGAAAAATGCAAATTGGAGACTCCTCCTACTGTTGAAATAAAAGACAATCACTCTACAGCTTGTTGGTTATATGAAGAGGAGGTACGTGAAAATGAACTTATTGGAAGTTAA
- a CDS encoding DUF885 domain-containing protein — MKLWTEQETGEKIVDITLSLNEQAMHLFETEVTTASYSDVKATLKTFDEIGSAIEEVEKAVRTLEGHPGEYLRGMMNGFNYFARSMQGDKIPYDELILNIQQLPSTLISDEQLEHAKELVEESLTNIGYSGSLAEKVSAWKSDTIIAPEEVVNVAENFRELSKKGTLNRVIELPKEDGVDWIKPIRGVFWSGYSKYTGDYRGNLTFNIDRPWTEPILAQIMTHEAYPGHQAFYCRWDYEFKNGNLPLEASYYMINSPTNALFEGGPETALSFLGWDDVEEETEGISDEKKMQYRAARHFLDYQRMYMTNACYLYNLHAMTKEEVIRYMINEGGITEIEANNCFRFFSHPVQKTYYPSYYYGRWMIGNAYAQTPKNLRNEYFKILYDTPHTTETFVKAITQLHDKEFDAFNTFIKI, encoded by the coding sequence ATGAAGCTTTGGACTGAACAGGAAACAGGAGAAAAGATTGTTGATATTACATTAAGTTTAAATGAGCAAGCTATGCATCTGTTTGAAACCGAAGTAACAACAGCAAGTTATAGTGACGTGAAAGCTACTTTGAAAACCTTTGATGAAATTGGTTCTGCCATAGAAGAGGTTGAAAAGGCAGTACGGACTTTGGAAGGTCATCCTGGAGAATATCTTCGGGGCATGATGAATGGATTTAACTATTTTGCAAGAAGTATGCAAGGTGACAAAATTCCATATGATGAGCTTATTTTAAATATTCAACAGTTACCTTCGACGTTAATTTCAGATGAGCAGCTCGAACATGCGAAAGAGTTGGTGGAGGAAAGCTTAACGAATATTGGGTATTCGGGATCATTAGCTGAAAAAGTTTCAGCTTGGAAAAGTGACACGATAATTGCACCGGAAGAAGTGGTGAATGTTGCGGAGAATTTTAGAGAACTTAGTAAAAAAGGCACTCTAAATCGAGTCATAGAATTACCTAAAGAAGATGGTGTTGATTGGATCAAACCGATTCGTGGTGTTTTTTGGAGTGGTTATTCAAAATATACGGGAGATTATCGTGGTAACTTGACTTTTAATATTGATCGCCCATGGACAGAGCCAATTCTGGCACAAATAATGACCCATGAAGCATATCCAGGTCATCAAGCTTTCTATTGCCGATGGGATTATGAATTTAAAAATGGAAATTTACCGTTAGAGGCTTCTTATTATATGATAAATAGCCCTACTAATGCGCTTTTTGAAGGTGGTCCTGAAACAGCGTTATCATTTTTAGGTTGGGATGATGTTGAGGAAGAAACAGAAGGTATTAGCGATGAGAAAAAAATGCAATACCGAGCTGCACGGCATTTCCTAGATTATCAGCGTATGTATATGACGAATGCTTGCTATCTTTATAATCTACATGCTATGACGAAAGAAGAAGTCATTCGTTATATGATAAATGAAGGTGGAATAACCGAAATAGAAGCTAATAATTGTTTTCGTTTTTTCTCCCATCCAGTCCAAAAAACATATTATCCATCCTATTATTATGGACGCTGGATGATTGGAAACGCTTATGCTCAAACACCGAAAAATTTACGAAATGAATATTTTAAAATTTTATATGATACACCTCATACGACAGAGACCTTTGTGAAAGCAATCACTCAGTTGCATGATAAAGAATTTGATGCGTTCAACACATTTATCAAAATATAA
- a CDS encoding ABC transporter permease has product MDAIRYIVKRLLLIIPILIGITILTFFISNTIPGDPARLVAGPYADAKVIEELRESMGLNDPIYVQYFRYVSNVVKGDFGTSNFTHQAVSKDLKEFFPATLELTLVAMIITVLIGIPFGIVSASKKDKFADQFTRVFALIGVAMPAFWLGIILLLLFYLKLDLLPGAGRIDTNLSPPQKISGLYTIDALLTGNWAVLKSTVEHLILPAFTQAAVTIGMITRMTRSSMLEVLGSDYIRTAYAKGGTENRVLYGHALRNGMMPVLTLLGMTFGHSLGGSVLVESVFSWPGVGKYAVNAITYLDFPAVMGVTTLIAVLFITINLVIDVLYVVIDPRLKYE; this is encoded by the coding sequence ATGGATGCTATAAGGTATATTGTTAAACGTTTGCTACTGATTATCCCTATTCTAATTGGAATTACAATTCTTACTTTCTTTATTTCCAATACGATACCAGGAGACCCTGCAAGGCTAGTCGCTGGTCCTTATGCAGATGCAAAAGTAATTGAAGAACTTAGGGAATCAATGGGATTAAATGACCCTATTTATGTGCAATATTTTCGATATGTATCAAATGTAGTAAAAGGCGATTTTGGTACAAGTAACTTTACACATCAAGCAGTATCAAAAGACTTAAAAGAGTTTTTCCCTGCCACCTTAGAATTGACCTTAGTTGCTATGATTATTACCGTTTTGATAGGAATTCCATTTGGAATAGTAAGTGCCAGTAAAAAGGATAAATTCGCCGATCAATTTACGAGGGTATTTGCACTTATTGGAGTAGCGATGCCAGCATTCTGGCTTGGCATTATTTTATTATTACTTTTTTATTTAAAACTAGATTTACTTCCAGGTGCAGGTCGAATTGACACTAATTTATCCCCACCTCAAAAAATTAGCGGTTTATATACAATTGATGCGCTTTTAACAGGAAATTGGGCTGTTCTAAAATCAACAGTGGAGCATCTGATACTCCCAGCCTTTACTCAGGCAGCAGTAACAATTGGAATGATCACAAGAATGACACGATCTAGTATGTTAGAAGTATTAGGCAGTGATTATATTCGAACAGCCTATGCAAAAGGTGGAACAGAGAATCGAGTATTATATGGCCACGCTCTTAGAAATGGTATGATGCCTGTTTTAACTTTGCTTGGTATGACTTTTGGCCATTCATTAGGAGGTAGTGTACTAGTAGAGTCCGTATTTTCTTGGCCAGGAGTAGGTAAGTATGCGGTAAATGCAATTACATACTTAGATTTTCCTGCAGTTATGGGTGTTACAACGTTAATCGCGGTATTATTTATTACTATAAATCTAGTAATTGATGTTTTATATGTAGTAATAGATCCGAGATTAAAGTACGAATAG